A region of Nostoc sp. 'Peltigera membranacea cyanobiont' N6 DNA encodes the following proteins:
- a CDS encoding diflavin flavoprotein: MVALTEKTEKRLTIQTVEIGQETTAIRSLDWDRDRFDIEFGLQNGTTYNSFLIRGEQTALVDTSHEKFRQLYFDTLTGLIKPTDIDYLIISHTEPDHSGLVKDLLQMAPEITVVGSKVAIQFLEDFVHQPFKRRIVKNGDRLDLGNGHEFEFVIAPNLHWPDTIFSFDHKTKTLYTCDAFGLHYCSDSTFDEDLAAIEEDFHYYYDCLMGPNARSVLSALKRMAELKTISMIATGHGPLLSHNVEELVGRYRSWSQTQAKPETVIGIFYVSEYGYSDRLAQAIANGIAKTGVAVEIVDLGSEVDLQELRELVSRCAGLIVGLPPAAGAASIQSALSTVLGSAKEKQAIGVFESGGGDDEPIDPLVSKFRNLGLTTVFPAIRIKEAPTENTYKLCEEAGTDLAQWVTRDRSIKAMKSLGADLDKALGRLSGGLYIITAKKGDVSSAMLASWVNQASFKPLGFSIAVAKDRAIESLMQVGDRFVLNILEEGNFQPLMKHFLKRFAPGADRFQGVRTQPAENGAPILNDALAYMECEVVSRMDCGDHWAVYSTVYAGRVSKPDALTAVHHRKVGNHY, encoded by the coding sequence ATGGTAGCGCTCACCGAAAAAACTGAAAAACGGCTCACCATACAGACTGTGGAAATCGGTCAAGAGACGACGGCTATTCGCTCTTTGGACTGGGATCGCGATCGCTTCGATATTGAGTTTGGTTTGCAAAACGGTACTACTTATAACTCGTTTCTCATCCGTGGAGAGCAGACTGCCTTAGTTGATACCTCTCACGAAAAGTTTCGTCAACTATATTTTGATACGCTCACTGGACTAATCAAGCCAACAGATATTGATTATTTAATTATCAGCCATACCGAGCCAGACCATAGCGGTTTAGTTAAAGATTTGCTGCAAATGGCTCCAGAAATTACTGTTGTCGGTTCTAAAGTGGCGATTCAGTTTCTTGAGGATTTCGTACATCAACCATTCAAACGGCGGATTGTGAAAAATGGCGATCGCTTAGATTTGGGCAATGGTCATGAATTTGAATTTGTGATTGCCCCAAATTTACATTGGCCGGATACCATTTTCAGCTTCGACCACAAAACTAAAACTCTCTACACCTGCGACGCTTTTGGGTTGCACTATTGCTCAGATAGCACCTTTGACGAAGACTTAGCAGCGATCGAAGAAGACTTTCATTACTACTACGATTGCTTGATGGGGCCGAATGCTCGGTCAGTTTTGTCTGCCCTTAAACGCATGGCAGAACTGAAAACCATCAGTATGATTGCCACAGGACACGGGCCATTATTGTCTCACAATGTTGAGGAACTAGTTGGACGTTACCGCAGTTGGAGCCAAACCCAAGCAAAACCAGAGACAGTGATTGGGATATTTTACGTTTCCGAATACGGATATAGCGATCGCCTCGCCCAAGCAATTGCCAACGGTATCGCTAAAACTGGTGTCGCCGTGGAAATTGTCGATTTGGGTTCTGAAGTCGATTTACAAGAACTACGGGAACTAGTAAGCCGATGTGCTGGACTAATTGTTGGTCTACCTCCGGCTGCTGGGGCTGCGAGTATCCAATCTGCACTCAGCACAGTTTTAGGATCTGCCAAAGAAAAGCAAGCTATCGGCGTGTTTGAAAGTGGCGGTGGCGATGATGAGCCGATAGATCCTTTGGTGAGTAAATTCCGCAATTTGGGTTTGACAACAGTTTTTCCAGCCATTCGGATTAAAGAAGCGCCTACAGAAAATACCTACAAGTTGTGTGAAGAAGCAGGTACAGACTTAGCTCAATGGGTAACACGCGATCGCAGCATCAAAGCGATGAAATCCCTTGGTGCTGATTTAGATAAAGCCCTTGGTAGACTTAGCGGCGGACTGTATATTATTACTGCCAAAAAAGGTGATGTATCCAGTGCCATGCTAGCCTCGTGGGTGAATCAAGCCAGCTTCAAACCCTTGGGATTTTCCATTGCAGTCGCCAAAGATCGGGCAATTGAATCACTCATGCAAGTAGGCGATCGCTTTGTTCTCAACATCTTAGAAGAAGGCAATTTCCAACCACTTATGAAGCACTTTTTGAAACGATTCGCCCCTGGTGCCGATCGCTTTCAAGGAGTGAGAACCCAGCCAGCCGAAAATGGTGCCCCCATCCTCAACGATGCTCTCGCCTATATGGAGTGCGAAGTCGTCAGTAGAATGGATTGCGGCGATCACTGGGCAGTATACAGCACAGTCTACGCCGGACGAGTTTCTAAACCCGATGCTTTAACTGCTGTGCATCATCGCAAAGTTGGAAATCACTATTAG
- a CDS encoding pantothenate kinase: protein MKPQRHKKEIWLALEIGNSRLHWALFLGETLYSVWDTDYLLESVIQQLAECQTLNDLLENIFPEGESLTTTLPLCPLFVASVVPSQTAIWQTYPNTHVITLDQVSLKGVYPTLGIDRALALWGAGKTWGFPMLVIDAGTALTFTAADANECLVGGAILPGLGLQLASLGQQTGQLPLVEMQNFPSLPPHFALNTKEAIQSGVVYTILAGIKDFIEAWLQLLPHGKIAIKGGDRTLISNYLQALYPEIAAHLIVEPNLIFWGMREIVMENKK, encoded by the coding sequence GTGAAACCGCAGAGGCACAAAAAGGAAATTTGGCTAGCGTTGGAAATTGGTAATTCTCGGTTGCATTGGGCGTTGTTTCTAGGCGAGACGCTTTACTCAGTGTGGGATACTGATTATCTTCTTGAGTCTGTTATACAACAGTTGGCTGAATGTCAAACTCTGAATGATTTACTAGAGAACATTTTTCCAGAAGGTGAATCTCTCACAACTACTCTGCCCCTTTGCCCTCTTTTCGTCGCCTCCGTAGTTCCCAGCCAAACTGCTATTTGGCAAACTTACCCAAATACTCATGTTATTACATTAGACCAAGTATCACTAAAAGGTGTTTATCCCACACTAGGAATTGACCGCGCTTTAGCTTTGTGGGGGGCGGGGAAAACTTGGGGTTTTCCCATGTTGGTAATTGATGCTGGAACAGCGCTAACTTTTACGGCTGCGGATGCTAATGAGTGTCTAGTTGGAGGGGCAATTTTGCCGGGATTAGGTTTACAACTTGCATCTCTCGGTCAACAAACAGGACAATTACCATTAGTAGAAATGCAAAACTTTCCGTCTTTGCCACCACATTTTGCTCTCAATACGAAAGAAGCTATTCAAAGTGGAGTAGTTTATACAATATTAGCTGGAATTAAAGATTTTATTGAAGCGTGGTTGCAATTACTTCCTCATGGGAAGATTGCGATTAAAGGTGGCGATCGCACTTTAATATCAAACTATCTGCAAGCCTTGTATCCTGAAATTGCAGCACATTTAATTGTGGAACCAAATTTAATTTTTTGGGGAATGCGGGAAATAGTAATGGAGAATAAAAAATAG
- a CDS encoding alpha/beta fold hydrolase, producing the protein MDTLFRNSRIKLSQGLIFWREVGEKTPIIFLHGAWNESSQWLSVMESIAQDFHCFAPDLLGFGESENPNIHHSIDLQVECLAEFLQAVKLEKVYLVGHSLGGWIAASYALKYPERVAGLVLVAPEGVEIAGLEEYCRKMRRLLNYPPLIVKLLRSLIPLTKMLGWHEKIAQDLQLRQSLLPYPIGCQLLFKRRQVEIDAELVQKRLYMIDVPVLILQGGQDTPNALAKSRVYTQLMPKVDLKMISHAGNDLPESCAGVVALEIQEFIKGNWA; encoded by the coding sequence ATGGATACACTATTCCGTAACTCCCGGATAAAGCTCTCTCAAGGGCTAATATTTTGGCGTGAAGTCGGTGAAAAAACTCCTATAATTTTTTTACATGGTGCTTGGAATGAAAGCAGTCAATGGTTGTCTGTGATGGAGTCCATTGCACAAGATTTTCATTGCTTCGCACCTGATTTGTTAGGGTTTGGTGAGTCAGAGAATCCAAATATCCATCATTCGATAGATTTACAAGTGGAGTGTTTGGCAGAATTTTTACAAGCTGTCAAACTAGAAAAAGTATATTTAGTAGGGCATTCTCTTGGGGGTTGGATTGCTGCTAGCTATGCTTTAAAGTATCCAGAGAGAGTTGCTGGTTTGGTGCTGGTTGCACCAGAGGGTGTAGAGATAGCTGGACTTGAAGAGTATTGCCGGAAAATGCGGCGATTATTGAATTATCCACCACTAATAGTTAAATTGTTGCGATCGCTAATTCCTTTAACTAAGATGCTGGGTTGGCATGAAAAAATTGCCCAGGATTTGCAGCTGCGTCAGTCGTTATTGCCGTATCCTATAGGTTGCCAGTTACTTTTCAAACGCCGACAAGTAGAAATTGATGCAGAATTAGTACAAAAGCGGCTTTACATGATAGATGTGCCGGTTTTGATTTTACAAGGTGGGCAAGATACACCAAATGCTTTAGCCAAGAGCCGGGTTTATACTCAACTGATGCCGAAAGTTGATTTGAAAATGATTTCACATGCCGGAAACGACTTACCAGAATCTTGTGCTGGGGTCGTGGCGCTTGAGATTCAGGAGTTTATTAAAGGGAATTGGGCATAG
- a CDS encoding NUDIX hydrolase, producing the protein MNVIAFFPAAVQSTRSLWRIGQTVLGIIFRHPITGTSIIPILPDGRIVLIRRRDDGLWALPGGIVDWGEDIPNTVRRELVEETGLELLKINRLVGVYSAPDRDPRIHSICIVVEAEVHGTMEIQDTLEVMEIQAFSPNLLPSGQMSHDHTRQLQDYLNGLTTLA; encoded by the coding sequence TTGAACGTTATTGCTTTTTTTCCGGCAGCAGTCCAGTCCACACGTAGCTTATGGCGTATTGGACAAACAGTATTGGGTATTATATTTCGTCATCCCATTACTGGCACTAGTATCATCCCAATTTTACCCGATGGTCGAATAGTACTGATCCGACGGCGTGATGATGGTCTTTGGGCATTGCCTGGAGGCATCGTGGATTGGGGAGAAGATATTCCCAACACAGTCCGCCGGGAATTGGTGGAGGAAACCGGGCTAGAATTGCTGAAAATAAACCGTTTGGTAGGAGTTTACTCCGCACCAGACCGCGATCCCAGAATCCACTCAATTTGTATTGTGGTTGAAGCCGAGGTACATGGGACAATGGAAATTCAGGATACTTTAGAAGTCATGGAAATCCAAGCTTTCTCTCCCAATTTGTTACCTTCAGGACAGATGTCTCATGACCATACTCGGCAGTTGCAAGACTACTTGAATGGCTTGACAACATTGGCATAA